From a region of the Pontixanthobacter gangjinensis genome:
- the rsmH gene encoding 16S rRNA (cytosine(1402)-N(4))-methyltransferase RsmH, with amino-acid sequence MSRHAEISAEMAAPHIPVLLAEVVAALAPRPGDVMVDATFGAGGYTRALLDAGATVHAFDRDPDAIAAGKQWPETKEQPPRLILHPRRFSEMAEAMAEVGVPRVAGITMDIGVSSMQLDQAERGFAFQYDGPLDMRMSQDGETAADFLNNADVDTIADVLYQYGEERQSRRVARAIVAARPLSTTGEFARVVRKALGYRAGAPKDPATRSFQAVRIHINAELDELAEGLNAAEQLLDHGGRLAVVSFHSLEDRIVKRYLRDASATGGGSRHLPQTDQAEPVYRDVSKAIRATEEEIARNPRSRSATLRHAVRTATAARNAA; translated from the coding sequence ATGAGCCGCCACGCTGAAATATCTGCTGAAATGGCGGCGCCGCACATTCCTGTGCTGCTCGCTGAAGTTGTCGCAGCACTTGCGCCGAGGCCGGGTGATGTGATGGTTGACGCGACTTTCGGCGCTGGGGGCTACACACGCGCCTTGCTTGATGCGGGGGCTACAGTGCATGCGTTCGACCGCGATCCTGACGCAATCGCCGCAGGCAAGCAATGGCCGGAAACAAAGGAGCAGCCGCCGCGGCTGATCCTTCATCCTCGCCGCTTCTCCGAAATGGCCGAAGCGATGGCCGAAGTGGGCGTCCCGCGCGTCGCTGGTATCACGATGGATATTGGCGTATCTTCGATGCAGCTCGACCAGGCGGAGCGCGGCTTCGCGTTCCAATATGACGGCCCGCTTGATATGCGGATGTCGCAAGATGGTGAGACCGCTGCCGATTTCCTCAATAACGCTGACGTCGATACGATTGCTGATGTGCTGTACCAATATGGCGAAGAGCGTCAGTCGCGGCGCGTTGCCCGTGCTATTGTGGCGGCGCGGCCGCTCAGTACGACTGGTGAGTTTGCAAGGGTGGTCCGCAAGGCGCTCGGTTACCGTGCCGGCGCGCCAAAGGATCCGGCCACGCGCAGTTTTCAAGCGGTGCGTATCCACATTAACGCTGAATTGGATGAATTGGCCGAAGGGTTGAATGCAGCAGAGCAGCTGCTCGATCATGGCGGGCGTCTTGCTGTAGTCAGTTTTCACAGTCTGGAAGACCGGATCGTGAAGCGTTACCTGCGTGATGCTTCTGCCACAGGAGGCGGCTCACGTCATTTGCCACAAACCGATCAGGCAGAGCCGGTTTACCGGGATGTATCCAAAGCCATTCGTGCTACCGAAGAAGAGATCGCGCGTAATCCGCGCTCGCGGTCGGCGACCCTGCGCCATGCGGTTCGCACTGCTACTGCGGCGAGGAATGCGGCATGA
- a CDS encoding division/cell wall cluster transcriptional repressor MraZ produces the protein MAGALPIRYSGQALTFMGDKGRFVLPPDFRNMVKESSEGRVLCLASHSRFGCLVGFGLSRQLELDAQLDREEEMASRVGREFDREIRENQLFGFKRIPFDDSGRFTMPDFLQSQGQVGDALYFQGAGPSFTVWNPAILAQQNDDWNGAKAACADLLTEAEAKRK, from the coding sequence GTGGCGGGAGCGCTTCCCATTCGGTACAGCGGACAGGCCCTCACCTTCATGGGTGACAAGGGGCGCTTCGTCTTGCCGCCAGACTTCCGCAATATGGTCAAGGAGTCGAGCGAAGGCCGCGTACTTTGCCTCGCTTCGCACAGTCGTTTCGGCTGCCTCGTTGGTTTTGGTCTCTCACGCCAGTTGGAGCTCGACGCGCAGCTCGACCGCGAAGAAGAAATGGCCAGCAGGGTAGGGCGCGAATTCGATCGTGAAATCCGCGAAAATCAACTGTTCGGCTTCAAGCGCATTCCGTTTGACGACAGTGGCCGCTTTACCATGCCTGATTTCCTTCAGTCGCAAGGCCAAGTGGGCGATGCGTTGTATTTTCAGGGTGCGGGTCCATCGTTCACTGTGTGGAATCCCGCCATTCTTGCACAGCAAAATGACGATTGGAACGGGGCTAAGGCCGCCTGCGCCGATTTGCTCACCGAAGCTGAGGCGAAGCGCAAATGA
- a CDS encoding peptidoglycan D,D-transpeptidase FtsI family protein: MTAVAFSTAVPGRPIDLSAIRLQLINMARLRVLWVAVIFALVAATAILRIGYLGVSGHSTGTTSLADALLPPRGEITDRNGIPLARAFPAYALWYNPKALGDPSNPLVKSARDVATQLKAIFPSTNIENTAEMLAAGRPGYIQRRVLPEDANRVMAIGELSLELPRETDRHYPQGSMAAHILGYVNNEGQGRVGMESVLEKRLMDPALRNTPVALSIDMRAQGALEDELRRGMLATNAMGAAGIVLDVDTGEIMAMASLPEFDPNKIKSSDLLQSDAMRARGEVPTSFNRVTNQVYELGSTFKPLTVAAAIDAGVVRDFGHRYDARPVKIGSTTLSDSHFLGDSLNVPEALIHSSNTVTARIADELGAEKMRRTMIDLGMNERPYVELPAKGFPIWPGDKWPRIRNMTVSYGHGIAVTPLHLASAYAAMVNGGVWRPATLHKLAPGAAPKGRRVFKASTSSRMRQLLRMIAIYGTGRNADAPGFRVGGKTGSAEKPSRGGYRERSLVSTFAAAFPMDKPRYVVVAMLDEPKGTTASSFQRTAAWNAAPIVGKLIPRIGPVLGVRPDSTRDIDISDLRPLVPGGK; encoded by the coding sequence ATGACCGCTGTGGCATTTAGTACTGCGGTTCCCGGTCGGCCAATTGATCTTTCAGCGATCCGACTGCAGCTAATCAACATGGCGCGGTTGCGCGTGTTGTGGGTTGCGGTTATTTTCGCCCTGGTTGCCGCCACGGCAATCTTACGTATCGGCTATCTCGGTGTCAGTGGCCACTCGACCGGAACCACGTCGCTGGCCGATGCACTGTTGCCGCCCCGCGGTGAAATAACCGATCGTAATGGAATACCTCTCGCACGGGCCTTTCCAGCCTATGCATTATGGTACAATCCGAAGGCGCTAGGCGACCCATCAAATCCGCTGGTCAAGAGCGCGCGCGACGTCGCCACTCAATTGAAAGCAATATTCCCGTCGACAAATATAGAGAACACTGCCGAAATGCTCGCGGCTGGCCGCCCTGGGTATATACAGCGCAGGGTATTGCCAGAGGACGCCAACCGCGTGATGGCCATCGGTGAATTATCGCTCGAACTGCCCCGCGAGACCGATCGTCATTATCCGCAAGGGTCAATGGCCGCACATATTCTTGGGTATGTGAACAACGAAGGCCAAGGCCGCGTCGGCATGGAAAGCGTCTTGGAAAAGCGGCTGATGGACCCGGCTTTGCGCAATACGCCAGTGGCGTTGTCAATCGATATGCGGGCTCAGGGGGCGCTCGAAGACGAGCTGCGCCGCGGAATGCTTGCGACAAACGCAATGGGCGCCGCCGGCATCGTGCTTGATGTTGATACGGGCGAGATCATGGCAATGGCCTCACTGCCTGAATTTGACCCGAATAAGATCAAGTCGAGCGATCTACTGCAGTCAGACGCGATGCGAGCGCGCGGCGAAGTCCCAACCAGCTTTAACCGAGTGACTAACCAAGTCTATGAGTTGGGCTCAACCTTCAAGCCGCTGACAGTCGCCGCAGCGATCGATGCGGGTGTAGTGCGGGATTTTGGCCATCGCTATGATGCGCGTCCAGTCAAAATTGGGTCCACGACTCTGTCGGATAGCCACTTCCTTGGGGACTCCTTGAATGTCCCGGAAGCACTCATCCATTCATCCAATACAGTAACGGCACGAATCGCGGACGAGCTGGGTGCCGAGAAAATGCGGCGCACGATGATCGATCTCGGGATGAACGAGCGTCCATATGTTGAATTACCGGCCAAAGGCTTTCCGATCTGGCCCGGCGACAAATGGCCGCGCATCCGTAATATGACGGTTAGCTATGGCCATGGTATTGCAGTTACTCCGCTTCACCTCGCCAGCGCCTATGCTGCAATGGTCAATGGCGGTGTTTGGCGTCCGGCAACTTTGCACAAACTCGCGCCCGGTGCAGCCCCAAAGGGTCGTCGCGTGTTCAAGGCCTCGACATCATCCCGCATGCGCCAATTGCTGCGTATGATTGCCATATACGGCACAGGCCGCAACGCTGATGCTCCAGGCTTTCGTGTTGGCGGAAAGACCGGCAGTGCGGAAAAACCAAGCCGTGGTGGATACCGTGAACGTTCGCTGGTTTCTACGTTTGCGGCGGCATTTCCAATGGACAAGCCACGCTATGTCGTGGTCGCGATGCTTGACGAACCCAAAGGAACAACTGCCAGCTCGTTTCAGCGGACAGCAGCGTGGAATGCTGCACCGATTGTGGGTAAATTGATCCCGCGCATCGGCCCGGTGCTGGGCGTTCGTCCCGATTCCACTCGTGACATTGACATTAGCGACCTGCGCCCGCTCGTTCCGGGGGGCAAGTAA
- a CDS encoding Gldg family protein, with translation MRLNKVAAIAVAFAFCCAALAWLSLPITDGEPQQADEKTRLGLVTSLPIYWSESAEFGDLLQEDQAPHWVRELLEQSYDIVPIDSLAGAENMQLNEQLALLDRLALMQPRPLSPPEYVALDQWVNDGGKLLLFADPLLTEHSAFALTDRRRPQSIALISPILERWGLKQYFDEDQAEGLQQVSFMEIQIDVDQPGYFENVRNGTASCVIRADGLVAECTIGKGRALIVSDAALLDADNGTEGAKKAVKALALLAFDSN, from the coding sequence GTGCGCCTCAATAAGGTTGCTGCTATCGCAGTCGCATTCGCTTTCTGTTGTGCTGCTTTGGCTTGGTTGTCGCTTCCAATCACCGATGGCGAACCACAACAAGCCGATGAGAAGACACGTCTTGGCCTAGTGACATCGCTGCCGATTTACTGGAGCGAAAGTGCTGAGTTCGGTGATTTGCTGCAAGAAGATCAAGCTCCGCATTGGGTCCGCGAACTTCTTGAACAGAGCTATGACATTGTCCCGATTGACAGTCTGGCCGGCGCAGAAAATATGCAACTTAATGAACAATTGGCTTTGCTCGATCGGCTGGCATTGATGCAGCCGCGCCCGCTTTCACCCCCGGAATATGTGGCGCTTGATCAATGGGTAAATGATGGCGGCAAGCTACTGTTGTTTGCTGATCCGTTGCTAACCGAGCATTCTGCTTTCGCGCTAACTGATCGGCGCAGGCCGCAATCGATAGCGCTTATTTCGCCAATTCTAGAGCGCTGGGGCCTGAAGCAATATTTCGATGAGGACCAAGCAGAGGGCCTGCAGCAAGTGTCGTTTATGGAAATCCAAATTGACGTGGATCAGCCAGGATATTTCGAAAATGTGAGGAATGGTACCGCAAGTTGCGTTATTAGAGCTGACGGCTTGGTTGCTGAGTGTACGATTGGCAAGGGAAGGGCATTGATTGTCTCCGACGCGGCTCTACTCGATGCGGATAACGGCACAGAAGGCGCGAAGAAAGCCGTCAAAGCGCTGGCATTGTTAGCTTTCGACTCCAACTGA